A genomic segment from Branchiostoma floridae strain S238N-H82 chromosome 7, Bfl_VNyyK, whole genome shotgun sequence encodes:
- the LOC118419724 gene encoding uncharacterized protein LOC118419724, with the protein MPDNRTMSNPLTEECGCCRAGMGRCCAGEPTKSGWLHLSKPESPVYRQRVVVKVYSKPLDPYAVVSSGKTYGKQYGFLKLRHVRLEKLDSATDFKVIPKTGEGDAVVFSAESGDDREAWLDALRGKSRLPPGSSTMPTLAEAEEEETAGDDDDVFGEEVQVAPNANRKAPRRRPSREYRRRSSLRSLGLRLRRQDDCPKPW; encoded by the exons ATGCCAGACAACCGTACGATGTCGAACCCTCTGACCGAAGAGTGTGGGTGCTGCCGGGCGGGGATGGGTCGCTGTTGTGCCGGCGAGCCCACCAAGTCCGGCTGGCTCCACCTCTCCAAGCCGGAGAGTCCGGTCTACAGACAGCGGGTGGTGGTCAAGGTGTACAGTAAACCACTGGACCCGTACGCTGTGGTGTCCAGTGGCAAGACCTACGGGAAACAGTACGGATTCTTAAAACTTCGGCACGTCAG GCTAGAGAAGCTAGACTCGGCCACAGACTTCAAGGTGATCCCGAAAACTGGGGAGGGCGACGCCGTGGTGTTCTCGGCGGAGAGCGGGGACGACCGCGAGGCTTGGCTAGACGCCCTACGGGGGAAGTCCCGCCTACCGCCCGGCTCCAGTACCATGCCCACCCTGGCCGAGGCCGAGGAGGAGGAAACAGCGGGGGACGACGATGATGTCTTCGGGGAGGAGGTGCAGGTGGCACCGAACGCGAACCGGAAGGCACCCCGGCGGAGACCGTCACGAGAGTACCGCCGGAGGAGCAGCCTTAGAAGCCTGGGGTTAAGGCTACGAAGGCAGGATGATTGCCCGAAGCCTTGGTGA